In the genome of Rhodoferax fermentans, one region contains:
- a CDS encoding CbbQ/NirQ/NorQ/GpvN family protein: protein MTNLAEQYRVTQEPFYQPQANEVALYEAAYNARLPVMVKGPTGCGKSRFIEYMAFKLGKPLITVACNEDMTASDLVGRYLLEANGTRWLDGPLATAARIGAICYLDEIVEARQDTTVVIHPLTDHRRQLPLDKKGELIQAHPDFQLVISYNPGYQSLMKDLKQSTKQRFVGFDFDYPAADLEASIIATETGVNKADAVRLVKVGAAARALKGHGLDEGISTRLLVYAATLIQAEVNPLDACRMALVRPITDDADIRATLDHAIDAIFA, encoded by the coding sequence ATGACCAACTTGGCAGAGCAATACCGCGTCACCCAAGAGCCGTTCTACCAGCCGCAAGCCAACGAAGTTGCACTCTACGAAGCAGCTTACAACGCCCGCCTGCCAGTCATGGTCAAAGGCCCCACCGGTTGTGGCAAGTCGCGCTTCATCGAATACATGGCTTTCAAACTCGGCAAACCACTGATCACCGTGGCTTGCAACGAGGACATGACCGCTTCCGACTTGGTGGGTCGTTACCTTTTAGAGGCCAACGGCACGCGCTGGCTCGACGGCCCGCTGGCCACGGCGGCACGCATTGGTGCGATCTGTTACCTGGACGAGATTGTCGAAGCCCGGCAGGACACCACCGTGGTGATCCACCCGCTCACCGACCACCGCCGCCAGTTACCACTCGACAAAAAAGGCGAGCTGATCCAGGCGCATCCGGACTTTCAGCTGGTGATCTCCTACAACCCAGGCTACCAGAGCCTGATGAAAGACCTCAAACAAAGCACCAAACAGCGTTTTGTCGGTTTTGACTTTGATTACCCGGCTGCAGATTTGGAAGCAAGCATCATCGCCACCGAAACAGGCGTCAACAAAGCCGATGCAGTGCGGCTGGTCAAAGTGGGCGCTGCCGCGCGGGCACTCAAAGGGCATGGTCTGGACGAAGGCATTTCCACCCGCCTGCTGGTCTATGCCGCCACGCTGATCCAAGCCGAGGTGAACCCACTGGACGCCTGCCGCATGGCGCTGGTGCGCCCGATCACCGACGATGCCGACATCCGCGCCACACTGGACCACGCCATCGACGCCATTTTTGCCTGA
- a CDS encoding dihydroorotase, with product MNTPKTVLIRGGRVIDPARAFDEKADVALAGNAVVAIGNVASDFQPELTIDATGCLVLPGLVDLAVRLREPGYEHARMLESEMSAAVAGGITSLVCQPDTDPVLDESGLVEMLRFRAEKLQQARVYPLGALTRNLQGTVLTEMVELTDAGCVAFSQAEVALSNTQVLQRAFQYASTFGYAVWLRPQDGFLGQGVAASGPLATRMGLSGVPVMAETIAMHTIFELMRATGARVHLCRISSAAGVELVREAKAQGLALTCDVSINSLHLTDTDMGYFDSRARLTPPLRQQRDRDALRAGLLDGTIDALVSDHTPVDDDAKMLPFAESEPGATGLELLLSLAYKWHLDSGAALQRALSVVTDSPAALLGKALGSRQGRTGHLTVGGLGDVCVFDPQAAWTVKADALVSQGKHTPFSGYELPGRVRCTLVGGSVVYQNGL from the coding sequence ATGAACACACCCAAAACTGTGCTGATCCGTGGCGGGCGGGTTATTGATCCGGCTCGAGCATTTGATGAAAAAGCCGATGTAGCCCTTGCCGGTAATGCGGTGGTAGCTATTGGAAATGTAGCGTCCGATTTCCAGCCCGAACTGACCATCGACGCCACTGGCTGCCTGGTGTTGCCCGGCCTGGTGGACTTGGCGGTGCGCCTGCGTGAGCCCGGTTACGAGCATGCCCGCATGTTGGAGTCGGAGATGTCGGCGGCGGTGGCCGGTGGCATCACCAGCCTGGTCTGTCAGCCCGACACCGACCCGGTGCTTGACGAGTCCGGCTTGGTCGAGATGCTGCGTTTTCGCGCTGAAAAGTTGCAACAGGCCCGCGTTTACCCGCTGGGCGCTCTGACGCGCAACCTGCAGGGCACGGTGCTGACCGAGATGGTCGAACTGACCGACGCCGGATGTGTGGCCTTCAGCCAGGCCGAGGTGGCGCTCTCCAACACCCAGGTGCTGCAGCGCGCTTTTCAGTACGCCAGCACCTTTGGCTACGCGGTCTGGCTGCGTCCGCAGGACGGTTTCTTGGGGCAGGGTGTGGCCGCCAGCGGCCCACTCGCCACGCGCATGGGCCTCAGTGGTGTGCCGGTGATGGCCGAAACCATTGCGATGCACACGATTTTTGAGCTGATGCGTGCCACCGGCGCACGCGTACATCTGTGCCGCATCAGCAGCGCGGCTGGCGTGGAGCTGGTGCGCGAGGCCAAGGCACAGGGCTTGGCCTTGACCTGTGATGTGAGCATCAACTCGCTGCACCTGACCGACACCGACATGGGTTACTTTGACAGCCGCGCCCGCCTGACCCCGCCGCTGCGCCAGCAGCGTGACCGCGACGCGCTGCGTGCCGGTCTGCTCGACGGCACGATTGACGCGCTGGTGTCCGACCACACGCCAGTGGATGATGACGCCAAGATGCTGCCGTTTGCCGAGAGTGAACCGGGCGCCACCGGGCTGGAGCTGCTGCTGAGCCTGGCTTACAAGTGGCACCTGGACAGCGGCGCAGCTTTGCAACGTGCACTCTCGGTGGTGACGGATAGCCCTGCCGCCTTGCTCGGCAAGGCGCTGGGTTCACGCCAAGGCCGCACCGGCCATCTGACCGTGGGTGGGCTGGGTGATGTGTGTGTGTTTGACCCCCAAGCCGCCTGGACGGTGAAGGCCGATGCGCTGGTGAGCCAGGGCAAACACACGCCGTTCTCAGGCTACGAGCTGCCCGGGCGGGTGCGTTGCACGCTGGTGGGTGGGAGCGTTGTGTATCAAAATGGTCTGTAG
- a CDS encoding ParA family protein, whose amino-acid sequence MPIVVFNQKGGVGKSTITCNLAAISASQGLSTLVIDLDPQGNSTSYLLGAPAGEGQPTVADFFEHTLSYSFKSKAPTDFVVETPFENLDLMPSSPALSELQVKLESRQKIYKLREALQKLADSYDRIYIDTAPALNFYTRAALIGASGCLIPFDCDSFSRQALYTLLENVAEIRADHNPDLQVEGIVVNQFQPRANLPQRMVAELIEEGLPVLQPYLPSSVRIRESHEQSKPMIYLDPSHKITLALIELHDGLRA is encoded by the coding sequence ATGCCGATTGTTGTGTTCAACCAAAAAGGCGGCGTTGGCAAATCCACCATCACCTGCAACCTGGCGGCCATCAGCGCCAGCCAGGGCCTGAGTACCCTGGTAATTGACCTGGACCCGCAGGGCAACTCCACCAGTTACCTGCTGGGGGCTCCGGCGGGTGAGGGTCAGCCCACAGTGGCGGATTTTTTTGAACACACGCTGAGCTACAGTTTCAAGAGCAAGGCACCCACTGATTTTGTGGTCGAGACGCCATTTGAGAACCTGGACCTGATGCCCTCCAGCCCGGCTTTGAGCGAGTTGCAGGTCAAGCTCGAATCGCGCCAGAAGATCTACAAGCTGCGCGAAGCCCTGCAAAAGCTGGCCGACAGCTACGACCGCATCTACATCGACACCGCGCCCGCACTCAACTTCTACACCCGCGCCGCGCTGATCGGCGCCAGCGGCTGCTTGATCCCGTTTGATTGCGACAGCTTCTCGCGCCAGGCGCTTTACACCTTGCTGGAGAACGTGGCCGAGATCCGCGCCGATCACAACCCGGATTTGCAGGTGGAAGGCATTGTGGTCAACCAGTTCCAGCCGCGCGCCAACCTGCCGCAGCGCATGGTGGCCGAGCTCATTGAAGAAGGCCTGCCGGTGCTGCAGCCTTACCTGCCGTCATCGGTGCGTATCCGCGAGTCACACGAGCAGTCCAAACCCATGATTTACCTGGACCCCAGCCACAAAATCACACTCGCGCTGATCGAACTGCATGACGGCTTGCGGGCGTGA
- a CDS encoding nitric oxide reductase activation protein NorD has translation MSALADTPSPTGLQTEQLVAWRKQLDCGFAQIDDIFEACLAEASAKLSSAGLDEYLGQARFLGKMGRGVEPVLIFLQEWPPVAQTVGEEALDAVMAMVRLINKSPNGKAIAPFLQTLAAVARRLPTASQLQHYMDLSLLLLERTSGSIHGIHKTYPSPSLIVFFEKAPQLLEVLSLQGLGNWINYGIRNYSHHPEQQRDFFSLSSADSRAVLQRERHGTLLMDHIRVLDLYLRALWQDGDVLVPYSTTFDVQRQPMPYFDAYGIRLPDVYDERAGVTGIDRYRAALAHMAAHRRWSTPIFADNFSPAQRLAIECLEDARIDLLTLRRYPGLRRIYSALHPTPQAGACNPATHSCLRHRLVMLSRALLDPPKRFETPQLAEWVDRFHALLANGESSTTEIAGLALSYLAKTRQQSDQLPDTWFEDTEVDYRDDNRHLWRFHELSDDEETFSNPDQTPPKTELHSLPPRHYPEWDYSSQTVRPDWVSLYERLHPSGNPADIDTLLAKHSALAKRLKRLLDLLKPQDKVRVRFQEDGSELDLDVAIRSLIDLKSGNQPDTRINMSHTTNGRSIAVTLLLDLSESLNETARGSEQTVLQLSQEAVSLLAWAIEQLGDPLAIAGFHSNTRHDVRYFHLKGFGEHWSDTVKARLAAMQAGYSTRMGAALRHAAHTLASQTADKKLLLVLTDGQPSDIDVKDERLLIEDAKVAVRELDHQGIFSYCISLDAGADAYVRDIFGQHYTVVDNISRLPEQLPKLFLALTR, from the coding sequence ATGAGTGCGCTGGCTGACACCCCCAGCCCCACCGGCCTGCAAACCGAGCAACTGGTGGCCTGGCGCAAGCAATTGGACTGCGGTTTTGCCCAGATCGACGACATCTTCGAAGCCTGTCTGGCCGAGGCGTCCGCCAAACTCAGCTCGGCAGGGCTGGACGAGTATCTGGGCCAGGCGCGTTTTCTGGGCAAGATGGGCCGGGGGGTTGAGCCGGTGTTGATCTTTCTGCAGGAGTGGCCACCGGTGGCCCAGACCGTGGGCGAAGAGGCCCTGGACGCGGTGATGGCGATGGTGCGCCTCATCAACAAGTCCCCTAACGGCAAGGCCATCGCGCCGTTTTTGCAAACCCTGGCCGCCGTGGCACGGCGCCTGCCCACGGCAAGCCAGCTGCAGCACTACATGGACCTGAGCTTGCTGCTGCTGGAGCGCACCAGCGGCTCGATCCACGGCATCCACAAAACTTACCCGAGCCCGAGCCTGATCGTGTTTTTTGAGAAAGCGCCGCAGCTGCTGGAGGTGCTGAGCCTGCAGGGCTTGGGCAACTGGATCAACTACGGCATCCGCAACTACAGCCACCACCCCGAACAGCAGCGCGATTTTTTCAGCCTGAGCTCCGCCGACAGCCGCGCGGTGTTGCAGCGCGAGCGCCACGGCACCCTGCTGATGGACCACATTCGCGTGCTCGACCTGTACCTGCGTGCGCTGTGGCAGGACGGGGACGTGCTGGTGCCCTACTCCACCACCTTTGATGTACAGCGCCAGCCAATGCCCTACTTCGACGCCTACGGCATACGTCTGCCCGATGTGTACGACGAACGCGCGGGTGTCACAGGCATCGACCGCTACCGTGCCGCACTGGCCCACATGGCGGCGCACCGGCGCTGGAGCACACCGATTTTTGCCGACAACTTCAGCCCGGCGCAGCGCCTGGCCATCGAGTGTCTGGAAGACGCACGCATCGACTTGCTCACGCTGCGGCGTTACCCCGGCCTGCGGCGGATTTACTCGGCCCTGCACCCAACACCCCAAGCGGGCGCCTGCAACCCGGCCACCCACTCCTGCCTGCGCCATCGGCTGGTCATGCTGTCACGCGCGCTCTTGGACCCGCCCAAACGTTTTGAGACACCGCAACTGGCCGAGTGGGTGGATCGTTTTCACGCCCTGCTGGCCAACGGCGAGTCCAGCACCACCGAGATCGCGGGTTTGGCCCTGAGTTACCTGGCCAAAACCCGCCAGCAAAGTGACCAGTTGCCCGACACCTGGTTTGAGGACACCGAGGTCGATTACCGAGACGACAACCGCCACCTGTGGCGCTTTCACGAGCTCTCAGACGACGAAGAGACATTTAGCAACCCGGACCAGACACCACCCAAGACGGAATTGCACAGCCTGCCGCCACGCCACTACCCCGAGTGGGACTACAGCAGCCAGACCGTGCGGCCAGACTGGGTCAGCCTCTACGAGCGCCTGCACCCAAGTGGCAACCCAGCTGACATCGACACCCTGCTGGCCAAACACAGTGCCTTGGCCAAACGCCTCAAACGCCTGCTGGATCTGTTGAAACCGCAGGACAAGGTCCGCGTGCGTTTTCAGGAAGACGGCAGCGAGCTGGACCTGGACGTGGCGATCCGCTCGCTGATCGATTTAAAGAGTGGTAACCAGCCCGACACCCGCATCAACATGAGCCACACCACCAATGGCCGCAGCATTGCAGTCACGCTGCTGCTGGACTTGTCGGAGTCGCTCAACGAGACCGCGCGTGGCTCCGAGCAGACGGTGTTGCAACTGAGCCAAGAAGCGGTGTCGCTCTTGGCCTGGGCGATTGAACAGCTCGGTGATCCTCTGGCGATTGCCGGGTTTCACTCCAACACACGCCACGATGTGCGTTACTTTCACCTCAAGGGGTTTGGAGAACACTGGAGCGACACGGTCAAGGCGCGGCTGGCGGCGATGCAAGCGGGTTACAGCACCCGCATGGGCGCGGCGCTGCGCCATGCGGCCCACACTTTGGCCAGCCAGACGGCTGACAAAAAACTGCTGCTGGTGCTGACCGACGGGCAACCGTCGGACATTGATGTGAAAGACGAACGTCTGCTGATCGAGGACGCCAAAGTGGCGGTGCGCGAGCTGGACCACCAAGGGATATTTAGCTACTGCATCAGCCTGGACGCGGGTGCCGACGCCTATGTGCGTGACATCTTTGGCCAGCACTACACCGTGGTGGACAACATCAGCCGACTGCCCGAACAACTGCCCAAGCTGTTTTTGGCGCTAACCCGTTAA
- a CDS encoding DUF3883 domain-containing protein translates to MDWSREEVEAIVADYLTMLTLELAGQSYNKTQHRKLLQAKLNSRSDAAIEFKHCNISAVMIELGFPYIRGYQPRSNYQTLLGIVAEEQVRGTRSLDDAALAAVQQPAITPVQTDFRKVKTTAPSRHDPHVLHEPRNPLLFKAVKRDYLEREAQNRSLGLAGEEFVVLFEHWRLNALGQARLADKVAHVSQSKGDGLGYDVLSFESDGKERLIEVKTTTFGRDTPFFVSRRELALSQDAKDQFHLYRLFEFRQAPRLFDLPGALDQHCVLDPVSYRASFG, encoded by the coding sequence ATGGATTGGTCACGCGAAGAAGTTGAAGCCATCGTTGCGGACTACTTGACCATGCTCACCTTGGAGCTGGCGGGCCAGAGTTACAACAAGACCCAACACCGCAAGCTGTTGCAGGCCAAGCTCAATAGTCGGTCTGATGCCGCCATCGAGTTCAAACACTGCAATATCAGCGCAGTGATGATTGAGCTCGGGTTTCCCTACATCCGGGGTTATCAACCCCGATCCAATTACCAAACACTGCTGGGCATCGTGGCCGAGGAACAAGTCCGTGGCACCAGATCTTTGGATGATGCCGCACTCGCGGCGGTGCAACAGCCGGCCATCACCCCTGTGCAAACCGACTTTAGAAAAGTCAAAACCACAGCACCCTCCAGGCATGACCCACATGTCTTGCACGAGCCGCGCAACCCTTTGCTATTCAAGGCGGTCAAACGGGACTACCTTGAGCGCGAAGCGCAAAACCGCTCGCTCGGGCTGGCGGGTGAAGAATTTGTCGTCTTGTTTGAACATTGGCGACTCAACGCGCTGGGCCAAGCACGGCTGGCCGACAAGGTGGCACACGTCTCCCAATCCAAAGGTGACGGCCTGGGCTACGACGTGTTGTCGTTTGAGTCGGATGGCAAAGAGCGTCTGATTGAAGTGAAAACAACCACTTTTGGGCGGGACACACCGTTCTTTGTGTCACGCAGGGAGTTGGCACTGTCACAGGATGCCAAAGACCAGTTTCACCTCTACCGACTGTTTGAGTTCAGGCAAGCCCCCCGGCTGTTTGACCTGCCCGGCGCGCTGGACCAACACTGTGTTCTGGACCCAGTGAGCTACCGGGCCAGCTTTGGTTAA
- a CDS encoding SpoIIE family protein phosphatase encodes MSDNNEYLRDCRPRFRQPAAGDLCTQAPSMTTDETNEKVLDVFSRHRDLTSLPVLEGSRPIGLINRDIFLSQMSKPYRMEIYGRKSCIAFMDKEPLVVDAAMDIETLTLKAISYGEKALSDGFIITRAGNYAGVGGGLQLMRVVAELQEARNRQIMHSIEYASVIQQATLRSSREVLARACPDADLVWEPRDVVGGDFYLFSNNPQGWFATVADCTGHGVPGAFMTLIASTSMNQAIERHGARDPALLLGCVNRSIQQMLGQIDRQGDTPGSDDGMDAACFWFEPEHGRLLFAGARLALFVLRPGADEVELVEGQRKGVGYVDTEFDFTWHNQELVLPPGSLVFITTDGLIDQVGSPRAIAFGKRRVRELLLAQRGSNSAQVNGAVLDALRLWQGEHHRRDDLTLFCFRT; translated from the coding sequence ATGTCAGACAACAACGAGTACCTGCGCGACTGTCGCCCGCGATTTCGCCAGCCCGCAGCAGGTGACCTGTGCACCCAGGCGCCGTCCATGACCACGGACGAGACCAACGAAAAAGTGCTCGATGTCTTCAGTCGGCACCGTGACCTGACCAGTCTGCCCGTGCTTGAGGGCAGCCGCCCCATTGGGCTCATCAACCGTGACATCTTCTTGTCGCAGATGAGCAAACCTTACCGCATGGAGATTTACGGCCGCAAAAGCTGTATTGCCTTCATGGACAAGGAGCCCTTGGTGGTGGATGCTGCCATGGACATCGAGACCCTCACGCTGAAAGCGATTTCGTACGGCGAGAAGGCCTTGTCCGACGGCTTCATCATCACCCGGGCTGGGAATTACGCTGGTGTGGGTGGTGGTTTGCAGTTGATGCGGGTGGTGGCCGAGCTGCAAGAGGCGCGCAACCGCCAGATCATGCACAGCATTGAATACGCCAGTGTGATCCAGCAAGCCACGCTGCGCAGCTCGCGTGAGGTCTTGGCCCGCGCTTGCCCGGATGCCGACCTGGTCTGGGAGCCCCGCGATGTGGTGGGTGGGGACTTCTACCTGTTCAGCAACAACCCCCAGGGCTGGTTCGCCACCGTGGCCGACTGCACTGGCCATGGGGTGCCCGGCGCCTTCATGACCTTGATCGCGTCGACCAGCATGAACCAGGCGATTGAGCGACATGGTGCCCGCGACCCGGCCTTGTTGCTGGGCTGTGTCAACCGCAGCATCCAACAGATGCTGGGGCAGATCGACCGGCAGGGTGACACCCCGGGGTCGGATGACGGCATGGACGCTGCCTGTTTCTGGTTTGAGCCAGAGCATGGCCGCCTGCTGTTTGCCGGAGCCCGCCTGGCCCTGTTTGTGTTGCGCCCCGGTGCCGATGAGGTTGAGCTGGTCGAGGGCCAGCGCAAAGGTGTGGGCTACGTCGACACCGAATTTGATTTCACCTGGCACAACCAGGAGCTGGTGTTGCCACCGGGCAGCCTGGTGTTCATCACCACCGATGGGCTCATCGACCAGGTGGGCAGCCCACGCGCGATTGCTTTTGGCAAACGGCGTGTGCGCGAGTTGCTGCTGGCTCAGCGTGGGTCCAACTCAGCGCAGGTGAACGGTGCGGTGCTGGATGCCTTGCGCCTCTGGCAGGGTGAACATCACCGCCGCGATGACCTGACTTTATTTTGTTTCAGAACCTAG
- a CDS encoding DUF1987 domain-containing protein gives MDNLYIAPTPTTPEVDFQFDTHVLSLRGESYPENAAAFYGGIIAQLKDYLARHQGGKIEVNIALAYFNSSSTKMLFNLIEALHAAVEAGCQVNLHWYHDEDDDTILEFGQELSEDFPAIAFSSHAVRPS, from the coding sequence ATGGACAACCTCTACATTGCACCCACGCCCACCACGCCGGAAGTGGACTTTCAATTCGATACCCATGTGCTGAGCTTGCGTGGTGAGTCCTACCCCGAAAATGCCGCCGCTTTTTATGGCGGGATCATCGCCCAGCTCAAGGACTACCTGGCCCGGCACCAAGGCGGCAAAATTGAAGTCAACATCGCCCTGGCCTACTTCAACAGCTCCAGCACCAAAATGTTGTTCAACCTGATCGAGGCGCTGCATGCGGCGGTCGAAGCTGGCTGTCAGGTCAATCTGCATTGGTACCACGACGAAGACGATGACACCATCCTGGAGTTCGGGCAGGAGCTCAGCGAAGACTTTCCTGCCATCGCGTTCTCCAGCCATGCGGTGAGGCCAAGCTGA
- a CDS encoding ribulose-bisphosphate carboxylase, with the protein MDQSNRYADLSLKEEDLIAGGKHILVAYKMAPKTGYGYLEAAAHFAAESSTGTNVEVSTTDDFTRSVDALVYYIDEATEDMRIAYPIDLFDRNVTDGRFMLVSFLTLAIGNNQGMGDIKHAKMIDFYMPERVIQMFDGPAKDISDLWRILGRPIKDGGYIAGTIIKPKLGLRPQQFADAAYQFWLGGDFIKNDEPQGNQVFAPIKKTLPLVYDSLKRAQDETGQAKLFSMNITADDHYEMLARADFALEVFGPDADKLAFLVDGYVGGPGMVTTARRQYPSQYLHYHRAGHGAVTSPSAKRGYTAFVLAKMSRLQGASGIHVGTMGYGKMEGEGDDRGIAYMIERDECQGPVYFQKWYGMKPTTPIISGGMNALRLPGFFKNLGHGNVINTAGGGSYGHIDSPAAGAVSLRQSYECWKAGADPIEFAKEHKEFARAFESFPGDADKLFPGWREKLGVHK; encoded by the coding sequence ATGGATCAATCGAACCGTTATGCCGACCTGAGCCTCAAGGAAGAGGACCTCATCGCCGGGGGCAAACACATTCTGGTGGCGTACAAGATGGCGCCCAAAACGGGCTACGGTTACCTGGAGGCAGCAGCGCACTTTGCCGCCGAGTCCTCCACCGGCACCAATGTAGAGGTGAGCACGACCGACGATTTCACGCGCAGTGTGGACGCACTGGTGTATTACATCGACGAGGCCACCGAGGACATGCGCATTGCGTACCCGATTGACCTGTTCGACCGCAATGTGACCGATGGCCGTTTCATGCTGGTGTCCTTCCTGACCCTGGCGATTGGCAACAACCAGGGCATGGGTGACATCAAACACGCCAAGATGATCGACTTTTACATGCCCGAGCGCGTCATCCAGATGTTTGACGGCCCGGCCAAGGACATCTCTGACCTGTGGCGCATTCTGGGCCGCCCGATCAAGGACGGTGGCTACATTGCCGGCACCATCATCAAACCCAAGCTGGGCCTGCGCCCGCAGCAGTTTGCCGATGCGGCCTACCAGTTCTGGCTGGGTGGTGACTTCATCAAGAACGACGAGCCGCAAGGCAACCAGGTGTTTGCGCCGATCAAGAAAACCCTGCCGCTGGTCTATGACTCGCTCAAACGCGCTCAGGATGAAACCGGCCAGGCCAAGCTGTTCTCGATGAACATCACCGCCGACGACCACTACGAAATGTTGGCTCGCGCCGACTTTGCGCTGGAAGTTTTTGGCCCGGATGCTGACAAGCTGGCCTTCCTGGTCGACGGCTACGTGGGTGGCCCCGGCATGGTGACCACAGCCCGGCGTCAGTACCCCAGCCAATACCTGCATTACCACCGCGCGGGCCACGGCGCGGTCACCAGCCCAAGCGCCAAGCGCGGTTACACCGCTTTTGTGCTCGCCAAGATGAGCCGCCTGCAAGGCGCATCCGGGATCCATGTGGGCACAATGGGCTACGGCAAGATGGAAGGTGAAGGCGACGACCGCGGCATTGCCTACATGATCGAGCGCGACGAGTGCCAGGGCCCGGTCTACTTCCAGAAGTGGTACGGCATGAAGCCCACCACCCCAATCATCTCGGGTGGCATGAACGCGCTGCGCCTGCCAGGCTTCTTCAAGAACCTGGGCCACGGCAACGTGATCAACACCGCTGGCGGCGGCTCCTACGGCCACATTGACTCGCCCGCAGCTGGTGCGGTGTCACTGCGTCAGTCGTATGAGTGCTGGAAGGCGGGTGCTGACCCGATCGAGTTTGCCAAGGAACACAAGGAATTCGCCCGCGCGTTTGAGTCCTTCCCAGGGGATGCCGACAAGCTGTTTCCGGGTTGGCGCGAGAAGCTCGGTGTGCATAAGTAA
- a CDS encoding SiaB family protein kinase, with product MLTPLIAEKYGSFFNLARQHQVIFYYVGYFSQNIVAAMAEAVKLQLEVSGVAGPTRRKLFSSFVEMAQNIIHYSAVSLTPQKQDDGELRHGSVCIRRECDGSFLLLCANPVEQAVADDLRGKLEALREMTLDEIKQAYRQTLREETPLGSKGAGIGLLTVARDAREPLEFDFDVTDSAGQTPVFYLKAAI from the coding sequence ATGTTGACACCTTTGATCGCCGAAAAATACGGCAGCTTTTTCAACCTGGCGCGCCAGCACCAGGTGATCTTCTACTACGTGGGCTATTTTTCCCAGAACATCGTGGCCGCCATGGCCGAGGCGGTCAAGTTACAGCTGGAGGTCAGTGGGGTGGCCGGCCCCACACGCCGCAAGCTGTTTTCGTCCTTTGTGGAAATGGCGCAAAACATCATCCACTACTCGGCCGTCTCCCTGACCCCGCAAAAACAGGACGACGGCGAATTGCGCCACGGGTCGGTCTGTATCCGGCGGGAGTGTGATGGCAGTTTTTTGCTGTTGTGCGCCAACCCGGTGGAGCAGGCGGTGGCGGACGATTTGCGCGGCAAACTGGAGGCCTTGCGCGAGATGACGCTCGACGAGATCAAGCAGGCTTACCGCCAGACCTTGCGTGAGGAAACACCCCTGGGCAGCAAAGGTGCTGGCATCGGCCTGCTCACCGTCGCCCGCGATGCACGTGAGCCACTGGAGTTTGATTTTGACGTGACGGACAGCGCCGGACAAACCCCGGTCTTTTATTTGAAGGCGGCGATCTGA
- a CDS encoding flavin reductase family protein, translated as MQALELSKAFTLMESGPVVLVATHDGQSNNIMTISWTMVMDFTPVFAITTGAWNHSFVALKRSRECVIAFPTVDMLDTVVGIGTCSGADTDKFAKFKLTPESGKLVKAPLIKECLANIECQVIDIVKKHNIIVLEGVAAYFDTERQEKRMVHAVGDGSFIVDGRRIDRRKMMASKLPDGV; from the coding sequence ATGCAGGCGTTGGAACTGAGCAAGGCCTTTACCCTGATGGAGTCTGGGCCGGTGGTCCTGGTGGCCACCCATGACGGGCAGAGCAACAACATCATGACGATCTCCTGGACCATGGTGATGGATTTCACACCGGTCTTTGCCATCACCACGGGGGCGTGGAACCACTCTTTTGTGGCACTGAAAAGAAGCCGGGAGTGCGTGATTGCTTTTCCCACGGTAGACATGCTCGACACCGTGGTTGGCATCGGCACCTGTTCCGGGGCAGACACCGACAAATTTGCCAAGTTCAAACTCACGCCTGAGTCGGGCAAGCTGGTCAAGGCACCCTTGATCAAGGAGTGCCTCGCCAACATCGAGTGCCAGGTCATCGACATCGTCAAGAAACACAACATTATTGTGTTGGAGGGGGTGGCCGCCTATTTCGACACTGAACGCCAGGAAAAACGCATGGTTCACGCGGTTGGTGACGGCAGCTTCATTGTGGACGGACGCAGGATCGACCGCCGCAAGATGATGGCCTCCAAGCTGCCGGACGGTGTTTAG